A DNA window from Siniperca chuatsi isolate FFG_IHB_CAS linkage group LG6, ASM2008510v1, whole genome shotgun sequence contains the following coding sequences:
- the sec22bb gene encoding vesicle-trafficking protein SEC22b-B isoform X1 — MVLLTMIARLADGLPLAASMQEDEQGSEKLGRDLQQYQSQAKQLFRKLNDQSPTRCTLEAGSMAFHYCIEKGVCYLVLCEASFPKKLAFAYLEDLQAEFHEQHGKKVPTVSRPYSFIEFDTYIQKTKKSYIDSRARRNLGSINTELQDVQRIMVANIEEVLQRGEALSALDSKASNLSSLSKKYRSDAKYLNTRSTYAKLAAGGVFFIMLIVYVRFWWL, encoded by the exons ATGGTGCTGCTGACGATGATCGCTCGGCTGGCTGACGGACTGCCGTTAGCCGCCTCAATGCAGGAGGACGAGCAG GGAAGTGAAAAG TTGGGTCGGGACCTTCAGCAGTATCAGAGTCAAGCTAAGCAGCTCTTCAGGAAACTCAATGATCAGAGTCCCACACGCTGCACTTTAGAGGCTGGCTCCATGGCATTTCA CTATTGTATAGAGAAAGGAGTGTGCTACCTTGTGCTGTGTGAGGCCAGCTTTCCTAAGAAGCTGGCCTTTGCTTACCTAGAGGACCTGCAGGCAGAGTTTCATGAGCAGCATGGAAAGAAGGTCCCCACAGTTTCCCGTCCTTACTCCTTCATTGAATTTG ACACCTACATCCAAAAAACCAAGAAGTCGTACATTGACAGCCGAGCGAGAAGGAATCTGGGCAGCATCAACACAGAGCTCCAGGACGTACAGAGGATCATGGTGGCGAACATAGAGGAGGtgctgcagagaggagaggctcTCTCTG CGCTGGACTCCAAGGCCAGCAACTTGTCCAGCCTGTCAAAGAAGTACAGGAGCGACGCCAAGTATCTGAATACCCGCTCCACCTATGCCAAGCTGGCAGCTGGCGGTGTCTTTTTCATCATGCTCATTGTCTATGTACGCttctggtggctctga
- the sec22bb gene encoding vesicle-trafficking protein SEC22b-B isoform X2 yields the protein MVLLTMIARLADGLPLAASMQEDEQLGRDLQQYQSQAKQLFRKLNDQSPTRCTLEAGSMAFHYCIEKGVCYLVLCEASFPKKLAFAYLEDLQAEFHEQHGKKVPTVSRPYSFIEFDTYIQKTKKSYIDSRARRNLGSINTELQDVQRIMVANIEEVLQRGEALSALDSKASNLSSLSKKYRSDAKYLNTRSTYAKLAAGGVFFIMLIVYVRFWWL from the exons ATGGTGCTGCTGACGATGATCGCTCGGCTGGCTGACGGACTGCCGTTAGCCGCCTCAATGCAGGAGGACGAGCAG TTGGGTCGGGACCTTCAGCAGTATCAGAGTCAAGCTAAGCAGCTCTTCAGGAAACTCAATGATCAGAGTCCCACACGCTGCACTTTAGAGGCTGGCTCCATGGCATTTCA CTATTGTATAGAGAAAGGAGTGTGCTACCTTGTGCTGTGTGAGGCCAGCTTTCCTAAGAAGCTGGCCTTTGCTTACCTAGAGGACCTGCAGGCAGAGTTTCATGAGCAGCATGGAAAGAAGGTCCCCACAGTTTCCCGTCCTTACTCCTTCATTGAATTTG ACACCTACATCCAAAAAACCAAGAAGTCGTACATTGACAGCCGAGCGAGAAGGAATCTGGGCAGCATCAACACAGAGCTCCAGGACGTACAGAGGATCATGGTGGCGAACATAGAGGAGGtgctgcagagaggagaggctcTCTCTG CGCTGGACTCCAAGGCCAGCAACTTGTCCAGCCTGTCAAAGAAGTACAGGAGCGACGCCAAGTATCTGAATACCCGCTCCACCTATGCCAAGCTGGCAGCTGGCGGTGTCTTTTTCATCATGCTCATTGTCTATGTACGCttctggtggctctga